From Mycosarcoma maydis chromosome 19, whole genome shotgun sequence:
GGTTAGAATTTGCTGCAAGTTAACTTGATGTACTTCGAGTTCGCCCGACGTCAAAGGCTATTTCGTGTTTGTACGTGCGGAGAGAATTACGAAAAAGTAATGAGTGTTTCGCTCTCTGACCCACTCACTTGTCAAGCCTCAgggaagcgtgaagcgtgaagatgCTTGACCGCGTACAAAGATCGCCGGTTCCAACGGTTCTTCTGGCCGGCGACGACTTGAGACGCCCGATCCTTGTCTTGGACGCAACCGCATCCAATCATTGAACAGATGCTCCTGCAAAAACGCGACACAGACTTGGCATGACGGCATGTCCTATTGCAGCATGTATTGCATATcagccgaggacgagacTGACGAAGCCCAGGATCTTGTCTGTGTACGACTCGGGAAGCTGATGAAGAGCAACAAAGTCCGAAACGACCTGGCTTCGGTCATCAACCCGATTAATGGGCAATGGTAGAGGTTCGAGATCGTCCGATACGTCGATGCGAAGCACAAAGTCGTATCGCTGGCCTTTCCAGAATTCACCTTCGGTATCGTCCTGCGGCTCGTCCGAGCTGGACACGGACGTCGTTGCTTGGATAGCAAGCTTGTGGTGTTCCTGGACGTCGTGCGCTTTCTGTGCTTCGATCgctgcctcgctcgccgatAGCGGTGTACCCGCAAAGTCGCTGTTTTCGAGTGATGTGCAAGGCGGATGTCGCGAATAGATACGAACCAGGCCATCGCTGCAGCCAACTACGACATGTTGCGATCGCGGCAGAACTGCGATGGTCCAAACCGATATCACGGGCACAGCTATCGTCTGGAGTAGCTCGCCCGAGACCCAGTCCCAGACGCGGAAAGTGCCATCTTCGCCGCTGCTGACAAGTCTCGGATGAGCCGAATCATGCTCGATGTAGGCTGATAGGTCGTATACTAAGCTGGTATGTCCTTTGAGCAGGCGCAGTGCTTCGCCACCGTTGCCAGGTGTACGGCTTCGGCGAGAGTCGAGAGACCAGACACGGACGGTGCCATCGTTGGACGTCGAAGCAAAAAGCTGCTCATTTGGATAGTAGGCTGGTTTTGCGCTCGTCGTACTGACGTTTTTAGCATCAGCAACCGGCGTCAAAGGCAGGAGAGGCAGCATTTGCAGAGAGCGCACAACGTCTGTATGACCGGCGTATACAGCatgaagctgctcgccatgGAAGAGCCGGATGAAAAGGTCGGCCGAAGAAGTGAGATATCTGCCTTGTTGTGAAatctctgcctctgctttGGACGCAGTCGACGAGGGAGGCTGCACAATCTGTACCCCCCAGACCGCCTCGTCATGGTCGCGCAGCACGTATCTTGCGCTCCACCTAGCCTCTGCAGGATCCCACATCCACACTCTTGCCGTCTTATCCCAGCTTGCTGAGATGAAGAGCGGTAGCGCGTTGCTCTCTACTCCTTGTCCATCTTGGTATCTATAGGCCTTCAAGACAGAGATGTTGTCCCAGTGATCTGACAGGACTTGGAGCGGCTTATCGGAGCGAAGAGGATCAAAGCAGCGGATCTGAGAATCAAGACTGCCCATCAGTATATGCCCTCTGGGCAACCCAAGCGAGGGTGCAGGGGCCACAAATTCGACCGCATTGCAAAAACGGTTCCCGTGGAAAGTGGTGCCCTTttcgaagctcgacgagtcGGAAGTGGATGCTCGCGACCAGTAAGTAGCGGATTGGTCTCGTGAACCGGACAGCAGCGCTTCGCGTTGGGAGAGGTGGTCGAATGTGGTCGCTACCGAACGGACCTGCAATAAAAGTGGCGCCAATTGAATCGAATCGAGTCACAAAGGTTCAGCATGACATGCTCGATGCGCATCTGGTCACAGGCAAACGAGGTGAGGCAAACTCACATCAGATGTATGACCTCGTAACACGTGTGTCAG
This genomic window contains:
- a CDS encoding uncharacterized protein (related to DOA1 - involved in ubiquitin-dependent proteolysis); this encodes MSIENVTTATGAHYASLTASDHLQSSGGFALTHVLRGHTSDVRSVATTFDHLSQREALLSGSRDQSATYWSRASTSDSSSFEKGTTFHGNRFCNAVEFVAPAPSLGLPRGHILMGSLDSQIRCFDPLRSDKPLQVLSDHWDNISVLKAYRYQDGQGVESNALPLFISASWDKTARVWMWDPAEARWSARYVLRDHDEAVWGVQIVQPPSSTASKAEAEISQQGRYLTSSADLFIRLFHGEQLHAVYAGHTDVVRSLQMLPLLPLTPVADAKNVSTTSAKPAYYPNEQLFASTSNDGTVRVWSLDSRRSRTPGNGGEALRLLKGHTSLVYDLSAYIEHDSAHPRLVSSGEDGTFRVWDWVSGELLQTIAVPVISVWTIAVLPRSQHVVVGCSDGLVRIYSRHPPCTSLENSDFAGTPLSASEAAIEAQKAHDVQEHHKLAIQATTSVSSSDEPQDDTEGEFWKGQRYDFVLRIDVSDDLEPLPLPINRVDDRSQVVSDFVALHQLPESYTDKILGFVSLVLG